A region from the Brassica napus cultivar Da-Ae chromosome C8, Da-Ae, whole genome shotgun sequence genome encodes:
- the LOC106430628 gene encoding uncharacterized protein LOC106430628, translating into MTSLLMRAGSMPVQTGFIPSRKASTTISRHNSVESLPSHGGERFSGGKISIDVKATSGLRRVLSESDVIRNERMLKSVVSKPSPANIPEEEDEIRFSDGWGSLIWKESGIPAEEQGVAGGGGSGYSGGKGNGGDGYDGRSKIGDYYREMLKSNPNNSLLLMNYGKFLYEVEKDAERAEEYYGRAILESPGDGEALSMYGKLIWETKRDEKRARGYFDQAVNASPGDCMVMGSYAHFMWEAEDEDDEEDLMVASPAMVSAV; encoded by the exons ATGACATCTCTTTTAATGAGAGCCGGTTCGATGCCGGTTCAAACCGGGTTTATCCCGTCGCGGAAGGCGTCGACGACAATCTCCCGGCACAACTCCGTCGAATCATTACCCAGCCACGGCGGCGAGAGATTCTCTGGCGGAAAGATCTCAATCGACGTCAAGGCTACGTCCGGGTTGCGGAGGGTGTTATCGGAGAGCGATGTGATTAGAAACGAGAGAATGTTGAAGAGCGTCGTATCGAAGCCTTCTCCGGCGAATATTCCTGAGGAGGAGGATGAAATTAGGTTTTCAGACGGCTGGGGATCGCTGATCTGGAAGGAGAGCGGCATTCCCGCGGAGGAGCAAGGAGTTGCCGGTGGCGGTGGATCTGGTTACAGCGGCGGTAAAGGAAACGGAGGAGACGGTTACGACGGTAGGAGCAAGATCGGTGATTACTATCGAGAGATGTTGAAATCGAACCCCAATAATTCGCTTCTTTTGATGAACTACGGCAAGTTCTTGTATGAG GTGGAGAAAGATGCAGAGAGAGCAGAGGAATACTACGGGAGAGCGATACTTGAGAGTCCAGGTGATGGTGAAGCATTGTCAATGTATGGGAAGCTGATATGGGAGACGAAGAGAGATGAGAAGAGAGCTCGTGGTTACTTTGATCAAGCTGTTAATGCTTCTCCTGGTGATTG TATGGTTATGGGATCATACGCACATTTCATGTGGGAAGCagaggatgaggatgatgaagaagacttGATGGTTGCATCACCAGCTATGGTTTCTGCGGTTTAG
- the LOC106430627 gene encoding AT-hook motif nuclear-localized protein 13 isoform X1: MDSRELHQQQQQQQQHQHPQQQLQPPPGFLMGSYNRNPNAAAAAALMGPTSTSQAIHHRLPFGSLAPHQPQHHQQQQQQQQLHPHQHHQPQPQHQMDQKTLESLGFEGSPSSVAAQQQQPMRFGIEPQAKKKRGRPRKYAADGNIGLALAPTSPASNSYGGGAEGGGGGGGDSGGGGNANSSDPPAKRNRGRPPGSGKKQLDALGGTGGVGFTPHVIEVKTGEDIAMKVVAFTQQGPRAICILSATGAVSTVMLRQANNPNGAVKFEGPYEIISMSGSFLNTESNGTVTKTGSLSVSLARPDGQVVGGCVAGMLVAGSQVQVVVGSFVADGKKQKQSAGRVQNTPEPASAPANMLTFGGVGGGGGQGSPRSQGQQHSSESSEENESNSPLHRGNNNNNNNHHGLFGNSTPQQLHQMPPMQQQMYHHHLWPGHNPQ, from the exons ATGGATTCAAGAGAACTCCaccaacagcaacaacaacaacaacagcatcAGCATCCGCAGCAGCAGCTTCAACCACCTCCTGGGTTCCTAATGGGCTCCTACAATCGAAACCCTAACGCCGCCGCCGCCGCGGCGTTGATGGGTCCCACTTCCACATCTCAGGCGATTCACCACCGCTTACCTTTCGGCTCTCTCGCACCGCATCAGCCCCAACATCATCAGCAACagcaacagcaacaacaactgCATCCTCATCAGCATCACCAACCCCAGCCGCAGCATCAGATGGATCAGAAGACCCTTGAATCTCTCGGATTCGAGGGATCGCCTTCCTCCGTCGCGGCCCAGCAGCAGCAGCCGATGCGATTCGGGATCGAGCCACAGGCGAAGAAGAAGAGGGGAAGGCCGAGGAAGTATGCTGCCGATGGTAACATTGGTCTTGCTTTGGCTCCGACATCGCCTGCTTCTAATTCCTACGGCGGTGGAGCGgagggtggtggtggtggtggtggagatagCGGCGGAGGGGGTAATGCGAACTCTTCCGATCCGCCTGCTAAACGGAACAGAGGTCGTCCTCCTGGCTCCGGTAAGAAGCAGCTCGACGCTTTAG GAGGAACAGGTGGAGTTGGGTTTACACCTCATGTCATTGAGGTCAAAACTGGAGAG GACATAGCTATGAAGGTAGTGGCGTTCACGCAACAGGGGCCACGCGCTATCTGTATTCTCTCAGCTACAGGAGCCGTTTCTACTGTGATGCTTCGTCAAGCTAACAATCCTAATGGAGCTGTTAAGTTTGAG GGTCCATATGAGATCATTTCCATGTCAGGTTCTTTCTTGAATACTGAGAGTAATGGTACGGTGACCAAAACTGGTAGCTTGAGCGTATCTCTGGCTAGACCAGATGGTCAGGTTGTGGGGGGTTGTGTTGCTGGAATGCTAGTAGCTGGATCACAAGTCCAG GTTGTTGTTGGAAGCTTTGTAGCAGATGGgaagaaacagaaacaaagtGCAGGACGTGTTCAGAATACTCCCGAGCCAGCTTCAGCACCAGCCAATATGTTGACCTTTGGTGGTgttggtggtggaggaggacaAGGAAGCCCCCGGTCTCAGGGACAGCAACATTCAAGCGAGTCATCAGAGGAAAACGAAAGTAACTCTCCATTGCACCGTggtaataacaacaacaacaacaatcatcaTGGActatttggaaactctacaccGCAACAACTTCACCAAATGCCACCTATGCAGCAACAGATGTACCATCACCACCTCTGGCCTGGCCACAATCCTCAATAG
- the LOC106430627 gene encoding AT-hook motif nuclear-localized protein 13 isoform X2, protein MDSRELHQQQQQQQQHQHPQQQLQPPPGFLMGSYNRNPNAAAAAALMGPTSTSQAIHHRLPFGSLAPHQPQHHQQQQQQQQLHPHQHHQPQPQHQMDQKTLESLGFEGSPSSVAAQQQQPMRFGIEPQAKKKRGRPRKYAADGNIGLALAPTSPASNSYGGGAEGGGGGGGDSGGGGNANSSDPPAKRNRGRPPGSGGTGGVGFTPHVIEVKTGEDIAMKVVAFTQQGPRAICILSATGAVSTVMLRQANNPNGAVKFEGPYEIISMSGSFLNTESNGTVTKTGSLSVSLARPDGQVVGGCVAGMLVAGSQVQVVVGSFVADGKKQKQSAGRVQNTPEPASAPANMLTFGGVGGGGGQGSPRSQGQQHSSESSEENESNSPLHRGNNNNNNNHHGLFGNSTPQQLHQMPPMQQQMYHHHLWPGHNPQ, encoded by the exons ATGGATTCAAGAGAACTCCaccaacagcaacaacaacaacaacagcatcAGCATCCGCAGCAGCAGCTTCAACCACCTCCTGGGTTCCTAATGGGCTCCTACAATCGAAACCCTAACGCCGCCGCCGCCGCGGCGTTGATGGGTCCCACTTCCACATCTCAGGCGATTCACCACCGCTTACCTTTCGGCTCTCTCGCACCGCATCAGCCCCAACATCATCAGCAACagcaacagcaacaacaactgCATCCTCATCAGCATCACCAACCCCAGCCGCAGCATCAGATGGATCAGAAGACCCTTGAATCTCTCGGATTCGAGGGATCGCCTTCCTCCGTCGCGGCCCAGCAGCAGCAGCCGATGCGATTCGGGATCGAGCCACAGGCGAAGAAGAAGAGGGGAAGGCCGAGGAAGTATGCTGCCGATGGTAACATTGGTCTTGCTTTGGCTCCGACATCGCCTGCTTCTAATTCCTACGGCGGTGGAGCGgagggtggtggtggtggtggtggagatagCGGCGGAGGGGGTAATGCGAACTCTTCCGATCCGCCTGCTAAACGGAACAGAGGTCGTCCTCCTGGCTCCG GAGGAACAGGTGGAGTTGGGTTTACACCTCATGTCATTGAGGTCAAAACTGGAGAG GACATAGCTATGAAGGTAGTGGCGTTCACGCAACAGGGGCCACGCGCTATCTGTATTCTCTCAGCTACAGGAGCCGTTTCTACTGTGATGCTTCGTCAAGCTAACAATCCTAATGGAGCTGTTAAGTTTGAG GGTCCATATGAGATCATTTCCATGTCAGGTTCTTTCTTGAATACTGAGAGTAATGGTACGGTGACCAAAACTGGTAGCTTGAGCGTATCTCTGGCTAGACCAGATGGTCAGGTTGTGGGGGGTTGTGTTGCTGGAATGCTAGTAGCTGGATCACAAGTCCAG GTTGTTGTTGGAAGCTTTGTAGCAGATGGgaagaaacagaaacaaagtGCAGGACGTGTTCAGAATACTCCCGAGCCAGCTTCAGCACCAGCCAATATGTTGACCTTTGGTGGTgttggtggtggaggaggacaAGGAAGCCCCCGGTCTCAGGGACAGCAACATTCAAGCGAGTCATCAGAGGAAAACGAAAGTAACTCTCCATTGCACCGTggtaataacaacaacaacaacaatcatcaTGGActatttggaaactctacaccGCAACAACTTCACCAAATGCCACCTATGCAGCAACAGATGTACCATCACCACCTCTGGCCTGGCCACAATCCTCAATAG
- the LOC106404818 gene encoding uncharacterized protein LOC106404818: MFFRDVSFSPHEAELRFRLIHFWEARNLNTKELIGQEMLLIDEEGTVIQGFITAGRVGMYKLTSGSVYKLSNFFGSRSKVQFRVADHRATISFSWNSDLKVLENHPVPILEDRFRFHRYEEFHANCDRRVDLYDYVGHMKLVNGQTITDHTALDEVDIAEKRHLCVHVQTHDGPVMKLYLWDNAASEFCQKFISYGRTPTVLLVTTVNPKHLGGTLALASMASSRVFMDTDVQPTKDYLA; the protein is encoded by the exons atgttcttcagagatgtTTCATTCAGCCCACACGAAGCGGAGCTGAGGTTTCGTCTGATTCACTTTTGGGAGGCTCGAAATCTAAACACGAAAGAACTCATCGGACAGGAGATGCTTCTTATTGACGAAGAG GGAACTGTCATCCAAGGTTTTATTACAGCAGGACGGGTTGGGATGTATAAGCTGACATCAGGTTCTGTTTATAAACTGAGTAACTTCTTCGGATCCAGAAGCAAAGTCCAGTTTCGGGTTGCTGATCATAGGGCCACCATTTCGTTCTCTTGGAACTCTGATTTGAAAGTTCTCGAGAACCATCCGGTCCCAATTCTCGAAGACAGGTTCAGGTTCCATAGGTACGAGGAGTTTCATGCCAACTGCGACCGCAGAGTTGATCTTTATG ATTATGTTGGCCACATGAAACTGGTGAATGGGCAGACTATCACTGACCACACTGCTCTTGATGAAGTTGACATAGCAGAGAAGCGGCATCTGTGTGTTCATGTACAAACACATGA CGGACCAGTGATGAAGCTCTATCTATGGGACAATGCTGCATCCGAGTTCTGCCAGAAGTTCATATCATATGGACGGACTCCAACCGTTCTTTTGGTCACCAcagtaaaccctaaacatcTTGGAG GAACCCTTGCTCTTGCTTCTATGGCATCATCTAGAGTGTTTATGGATACTGATGTCCAGCCTACCAAGGATTATCTTGCATGA